A portion of the Candidatus Binataceae bacterium genome contains these proteins:
- a CDS encoding type II secretion system F family protein: MSLIAASAVFAFVFIVVLLSSSWISETTEQNRQVMRRMSRPMDDIDVDITRRRKPEEHSFFSTFREFNLLRTLEKMMWQAGLYMRVSEMVLIISLLFLAGFFLGELLLKGWLLGALLLGAGLGSLPIMYIRFRRTRRMRAFVAQLPFALDLIKSSLEAGHSLNRGLQVVVQEFGDPLGGEFRTVLEQTRIGLPLPRALEDMLKRVPEDDLRLLVVAVKVQSEVGSSLAAIVGRLAEIVRTRQRLRLQIRALTAQSRLGGMIVGCLPIVVLGAFSLINRQYADELFFDPTGIKLLKVAGGLDLFAFITIRRLLRLDY; encoded by the coding sequence ATGAGCCTGATAGCTGCCAGCGCGGTCTTTGCTTTCGTCTTTATCGTCGTTCTGCTCAGTTCGAGCTGGATCAGCGAAACTACCGAGCAGAACCGCCAGGTCATGCGCCGGATGAGTCGGCCGATGGACGACATCGATGTCGACATCACCCGCCGGCGCAAGCCCGAGGAGCATTCGTTCTTCAGCACCTTCAGGGAATTCAACCTGCTGCGTACGCTGGAGAAGATGATGTGGCAGGCGGGCCTGTACATGCGGGTCTCCGAGATGGTCCTCATCATCTCGCTGCTGTTCCTCGCCGGCTTTTTCCTCGGCGAATTGTTGCTCAAAGGATGGCTTCTGGGCGCCCTGCTGCTTGGAGCCGGGCTGGGTTCGCTGCCGATCATGTACATCCGCTTCCGGCGTACACGCCGGATGAGGGCGTTCGTCGCGCAGCTGCCGTTCGCCCTCGACCTTATCAAGTCCTCGCTCGAGGCGGGCCATTCGCTTAACCGCGGCCTGCAGGTCGTGGTGCAAGAGTTCGGCGACCCGCTTGGCGGCGAGTTCCGCACCGTGCTCGAACAGACCCGGATCGGGCTGCCGCTGCCACGTGCGCTCGAGGACATGCTCAAGCGAGTGCCGGAGGACGACCTGCGGCTCCTGGTGGTGGCGGTCAAGGTCCAGAGCGAAGTCGGCAGCAGCTTGGCGGCGATAGTCGGGCGACTGGCCGAGATCGTGCGCACGCGCCAACGCCTGCGCCTGCAAATCCGTGCGCTAACCGCGCAGTCGCGCCTGGGCGGCATGATCGTGGGCTGCCTGCCGATCGTGGTGCTCGGCGCCTTCAGCCTGATCAACCGCCAGTACGCCGACGAACTGTTCTTCGATCCGACCGGGATCAAGTTGCTCAAGGTAGCGGGTGGCCTCGACCTTTTCGCTTTCATCACTATCCGCCGGCTCCTGCGGCTGGACTACTGA
- a CDS encoding type II secretion system F family protein, protein MTPLLVSLIVLCMAGVAATAVYHALYGSHRALEERFADLALRVRAAQGVWEDTEEDVHGLSRLILQWAAKRVPVPKPDTPEGEKLARTLIQAGYLKSTMPQMFQVIRFGSGAVFALIGALIGIIVHNTSSVLLFGLGGFGIGLFLPSYYVGRRARKRQNAIARQLSDVLDLLVVCVEAGLGLFEAIKIVGTESERQKQEIGRELALVASEISAGASLGQALRNLAERTAVEDIKPLAATLIQSEQLGAQIAPALSASSDALRTRRRLRAEEMAQRTTIKILFPLVLFVLPAMLLVIVGPAIIQILRTLGGGGG, encoded by the coding sequence ATGACTCCACTTTTGGTCAGCCTCATCGTTTTGTGTATGGCGGGAGTCGCGGCGACGGCGGTCTACCACGCCCTTTACGGCAGCCATCGCGCGCTTGAGGAGCGCTTCGCCGACCTCGCGCTCAGAGTGCGCGCCGCGCAGGGCGTCTGGGAGGATACCGAGGAGGACGTCCACGGATTGTCGCGTTTGATTTTGCAGTGGGCGGCCAAACGGGTGCCGGTCCCCAAGCCGGACACGCCCGAAGGAGAGAAGCTGGCGCGCACCCTGATCCAGGCCGGCTATCTGAAGTCCACGATGCCGCAGATGTTTCAGGTCATCCGCTTCGGCAGCGGCGCGGTGTTCGCCCTGATCGGAGCCTTGATTGGAATCATCGTGCACAACACCTCCTCGGTGCTGCTCTTCGGCCTCGGCGGCTTCGGCATCGGGCTTTTTCTGCCGAGCTACTACGTCGGGCGGCGCGCACGTAAACGCCAAAACGCGATCGCGCGACAGCTCTCCGATGTGCTCGACCTGCTGGTGGTGTGCGTTGAGGCGGGGCTCGGCCTGTTCGAGGCAATCAAGATTGTCGGCACCGAAAGCGAGCGCCAGAAGCAGGAGATCGGTCGCGAGCTGGCTTTGGTGGCGTCGGAGATTTCGGCTGGCGCCTCGCTCGGTCAGGCGTTGCGCAACCTTGCCGAACGCACCGCGGTCGAGGACATCAAGCCGCTCGCCGCGACGCTCATTCAGAGCGAGCAGCTTGGGGCGCAGATCGCCCCCGCGCTAAGCGCCAGCTCGGACGCGCTGCGCACGCGGCGGCGGCTGCGCGCGGAGGAGATGGCGCAGCGCACCACGATCAAGATCCTGTTCCCGCTGGTGCTGTTCGTGCTGCCCGCGATGCTGCTGGTGATCGTGGGACCGGCGATTATCCAGATCCTCCGCACGCTCGGCGGCGGTGGCGGCTGA